In the Phaeobacter piscinae genome, TTCCTGGAAATGCAGGATAGATGGGGTCTGGCTGCCATTGTAGCCAATTCCGTTCTTCTTGAACATGCCGGTATCAATCCGGACCTTGTCAACGGTGATGTTATAGGTGTCGGCCTGCGCGGGCACCCCGAGTGCAAGCCCTAGCACCACGGCCAGAGGCCGCAGAAAATTCGTGTGTTTCATGTGTATTCCGTGAGCGTAGACCGTGATTGGCCTCGCGAAGAGAAGGTCACTGCCAATAGCAGAGAAGGGAGAAGTGAAAGGATCAGATGCGCCGCGGGCCTGTACCCGTAGAGGCAGCATGAGATCGGATTGCTCAACGCGCCTGCTCAGGCAACGCCGCAATCAACGCCTGACAGGCGTTCTCAGGCCAAAGGTGGCCGAAGTTGCGATAGAAGGACGGATTGCAGAACCATACGCGGTTCGCTGGGGTTCAGATCGGCAATCCGAAAGTCCTTGTTCAGATCGACAACGGACGCGTCACCGAACTGATCCGTGCAAGCAACGCTGGCACAATGCAGCAGTCCCAAGGGCTTGGGCTGCTGCTCCGTCTCGAAGGCGAGGTCAACGACCTGATCCTGAAGAAGAGAAACCCCTTCCCCATGCATGTGATGAGCCACCGGCTCCACGCAGTGTTCAGGCATCGGCATCACATGCGCAAATGCACTCGTAACAACGAGCTGCAAGGCAACAAGAATGATGAGGACACGGCTGATCACAGGGCTTCCTTTTGTTCAAAACCGATAAGCGCCGCTGGATCGACGACCGTCAAGAGGGAAAAGCACCTCCTGTAGATGGAAGCTCACGCCTATGTGATGATAGCTCTGCCTGATCCCTTTGCGCCAAAAGCTACATACACTGCGCGAGCACCTCCGCCCCAGGTACATGTTGGCAGAACACAGGCAATGGCTGGTAAATACTCCCTGTCCCGTCCGAAAGGGACCTGAAGGCCATGCCGGTTGCCTTCAACTTTGTAACAGTTTGGTCGAGGCACCAATCGTACCTCGGCACAGGTATACGGGCATCAAAGCGATACGTAGTCTCTGATATGATCGGCTTCGGACAGAGGGCACGCAGGCCGCAGGGGGCCGACGACCATTGTCATGTCAATAACCGTATCGGAGGGAACCGATCGTGGCCGCGGCATTGAAACCCTTAAGATCGTACCAGCAAACACCTGTACCAACAGCGAATCTGCATCCAGTTTCAGCGAGCTTGCCACAGGGTCTGCTGGTTCCCCTTTGTAGAATTAATTGCGTTTTTCGCAATATATGATATCAGGTAGGCTGTGATTTCAGCCCAAGATACAACGTCAGGGCTATCGTGGAAATGGACCTATGGAAGTAATAAACCGCGATTGGCTGTCGAGACACCTGGAGGGATGTCGCGGAGAGCAAGCACGCCTCTCCAGGGAAACCGGTATCTCAGCTGACAAGATCAACAAGATATTGAAGGGTAACCGCCGGATCCAACTGTCAGAAGCGCCTCTCATCTACCGCTTTTTCTATCCAGAAGACGGTCAAGCTCCGGCTGGTGACCAGCAACGATTGCTCGAAGTATGGTATCAATTAGCTCCGGCAGAACGGGACTTTTTGCTAAAGAGTGCAAAAGGGCTTCTCTCTGCTCACCGTCCTCAAGCTCAGAAACTTGACAAAGAAGGCTGACGGCCTCCCGATACTCTTCCCTGAATCTCTGAGACATCATTCCTCCGGAACTGATTGATCATCAGTTCATCTGCGCAGTCGACCGCAGCTATAAGTTGTTCGTGCAGGGCCCACACTCTTGACATAGGTACATCTGGTCAACTATTCCGGGTGGATATTTGAAAATATTCAAGAGCTCTACAATGATGACACTCAGCCTAATAGATCATTGGAAGCGACTGATTTCTGCAGATGGAAGATCCCAAGGAGAATTGGCCGAATTGATCGGCAAGTCCCCCGGATATTTCTCAAAAGTATGGAAAGGTGGCCATGAACCCGGGGTGTTCACAACCTTCAAGTTGGCATCTGTACTAGGGGTCAGTCATGAACACTTGATGGGACTGGATGGCGGAATGAGCCTGGCCCCTAGTCCCGGCTATCAATCCGAGGTCAATCGGCAAGCCTCACGGGTGCTGTCCGATGTGATGAGAGTTGCCCACCAGAGATTAAGTATTTGGGATAACGAGACACAATTCGCAACAGGGGGCAATGTGCTCCCCCTGTTGCTGAGGTGGTGGCATCAGCAGTCAGGTCACCTCGTGTGCCACGAAGGCCTCCGTGACCACTTCGATATCATCAAGGCACCGGACGTAGCGGATACCACTGTTGAACCCCTCGAACTCGGCGCCAGAAGCTTGGCAGCAACGAAACTCGGAACAAACTCCGCTGATGCACTAAAGCGACTGGTTGAAGGTTTCGACACCCGATCACGGATGGATCTTGTGCGGAGCTACTACGACGTGTCGCAGCAGGGTACCCCAGCGCTTTCCGCCCCTATTTCTGTCCGGATCCCCTTACCAGATGGAGTTCCAGCCGCAAAAGTAGAATATTTTCGCCTACAGCTACCGGTTGTTAGTCCCAACGGCGAGAGATTTGTGCTCAGCTACTGCTTCCCGGCGTGATCGCCCAATCGAGAGGCGGGATCGAGCAAGAATTCTGGATGCTTGACATAGAATGCGGCCGCCTCCTGCAGGTCGATGCGAGGCAAAGTTACGAGATATTCACTGGAACTGCGGCTGGGCACATGGACCTCCCACTCTTGCGGGCCGATGTGCTGTCGCGTGAAGCCATAGCGGCTTGCCTTGCCGGAGAGGACGTCGGTCTGCCGCACAAAGCCATAGGTCCATGCCGGTTTCCATTTCAAATGAGCCAGAGAAAAGAGGTAGTGAAAGACCAGCCTCCAGTTGACCTTGCCCTTGCGATTCTCGGCGCTTAGAAACAGCTCACCCAGATACACGATTTTACCCGATATTTCCTTTGCTGCAGTGCTAGAGAACGCCCGAACCGGAGATCCCGCGCCGGAGTTATAGAGCCTGGAATATGTTGAAGCCCAGTGACGTGCGAGACTGTCCTCCCCGATGTCTATAAACCGCGCGGCGACCCCGCCGACGTCCTCACCATCGATACAGAATACGATGCCAAACGCCTCAACTGAGGTGAAATCGTGCCAATCCGGTGAAAGCATGGGATGATTGCTGGCTTTACCGATACGGGCCATACGCGCTTGAAAATCCGAGATATCTGGCACAGCATGAAGCCTGAGGCCCGATTGTTCCAAGCCCCCCAGGCAGATATGCGCGAGCCTGATCATATTGTCCTCATGCATCGCTCTCTCCATGTCATCTTCAGTCCTTTCGTTTGTAGTCTCAGGACCGCCTGCACCACTAAAGGCAGCGCCCCTGATCAACCATTCAACCCGGAGGTTAGACGCACAACAAGATTGCGATTTTGCAGCTCACAGGCCGCAACTCCTTCAGAAATTTCTTTTTTCGCAATTTGTTACGTTGGCCCCAGTCACGATACTCGCAATGTTGATCCAATGCGGGGACGCCAACGAGCAATAGCTTCAGCCAAAGCACAGGGCGGCGGCCTGATA is a window encoding:
- a CDS encoding helix-turn-helix transcriptional regulator, whose translation is MMTLSLIDHWKRLISADGRSQGELAELIGKSPGYFSKVWKGGHEPGVFTTFKLASVLGVSHEHLMGLDGGMSLAPSPGYQSEVNRQASRVLSDVMRVAHQRLSIWDNETQFATGGNVLPLLLRWWHQQSGHLVCHEGLRDHFDIIKAPDVADTTVEPLELGARSLAATKLGTNSADALKRLVEGFDTRSRMDLVRSYYDVSQQGTPALSAPISVRIPLPDGVPAAKVEYFRLQLPVVSPNGERFVLSYCFPA